One window from the genome of Grus americana isolate bGruAme1 chromosome 2, bGruAme1.mat, whole genome shotgun sequence encodes:
- the ROPN1L gene encoding ropporin-1-like protein isoform X2 → MPLPETMFCAQQIKIPPELPDILKQFTKAAIRTQPPDVLQWAAAYFSALSKGEPPPVKERIEMPLATEKTGAGLTPGLLKILHKQLSPKGTVSVAELKEKWKHLCLPEDQLKAILQLDNFGEEVEWMKFLALGCSVLGGSLLSSMKHACEILTRDPEGGAARIPFETFSFLYSYLASIDGEIPEQKTEAFLHKIKEQADQQTGMVLLRNFLTQPSTLL, encoded by the exons ATGCCTCTTCCGGAAACCATGTTTTGTGCTCAGCAGATCAAAATCCCCCCTGAGCTACCTGATATTCTGAAGCAATTTACTAAAGCTGCTATTAGGACTCAACCTCCTGATGTTTTGCAGTGGGCAGCTGC GTATTTTTCAGCGTTGTCGAAAGGCGAGCCCCCTCCTGTGAAAGAGAGGATTGAAATGCCTTtagcaacagagaaaacaggtgCTGGTTTGACCCCAGGACTCCTTAAAATCCTGCACAAACAG CTTTCTCCCAAAGGCACGGTGAGTGTTGcagaactgaaggaaaaatggaagCACTTGTGCTTGCCAGAGGACCAACTGAAAGCTATCCTCCAGTTGGACAATTTCGGCGAGGAGGTGGAATGGATGAAGTTCCTGGCACTGGGGTGCAGTGTGCTCGGCGGG TCCTTACTGAGTTCAATGAAACATGCCTGTGAAATCTTAACAAGGGACCCAGAAGGCGGAGCAGCTCGCATTCCCTTCGAAAcattctcattcctctactcctATTTGGCCAGTATCGATGGAGAGAtaccagagcagaaaactgAAGCATTCCTCCACAAAATTAAAGAACAAGC CGACCAACAAACTGGCATGGTGCTGCTCAGAAACTTTCTGACCCAGCCCTCAACACTGCTTTGA
- the ROPN1L gene encoding ropporin-1-like protein isoform X1, whose protein sequence is MRAACRVLPFLPRSVQIHSLNCKSVYFCAGVMAMGIEVYCSSHSLRYFSALSKGEPPPVKERIEMPLATEKTGAGLTPGLLKILHKQLSPKGTVSVAELKEKWKHLCLPEDQLKAILQLDNFGEEVEWMKFLALGCSVLGGSLLSSMKHACEILTRDPEGGAARIPFETFSFLYSYLASIDGEIPEQKTEAFLHKIKEQADQQTGMVLLRNFLTQPSTLL, encoded by the exons ATGCGGGCAGCTTGCCGAGTGCTGCCGTTCCTGCCCAGGAGCGTGCAGATTCATTCCCTGAACTGTAAGAGCGTTTACTTCTGTGCAGGTGTGATGGCCATGGGCATTGAAGTGTATTGCTCTTCCCATTCACTTAGGTATTTTTCAGCGTTGTCGAAAGGCGAGCCCCCTCCTGTGAAAGAGAGGATTGAAATGCCTTtagcaacagagaaaacaggtgCTGGTTTGACCCCAGGACTCCTTAAAATCCTGCACAAACAG CTTTCTCCCAAAGGCACGGTGAGTGTTGcagaactgaaggaaaaatggaagCACTTGTGCTTGCCAGAGGACCAACTGAAAGCTATCCTCCAGTTGGACAATTTCGGCGAGGAGGTGGAATGGATGAAGTTCCTGGCACTGGGGTGCAGTGTGCTCGGCGGG TCCTTACTGAGTTCAATGAAACATGCCTGTGAAATCTTAACAAGGGACCCAGAAGGCGGAGCAGCTCGCATTCCCTTCGAAAcattctcattcctctactcctATTTGGCCAGTATCGATGGAGAGAtaccagagcagaaaactgAAGCATTCCTCCACAAAATTAAAGAACAAGC CGACCAACAAACTGGCATGGTGCTGCTCAGAAACTTTCTGACCCAGCCCTCAACACTGCTTTGA